GACGACAGAGCGCGTCAGCAAGAGTTTTGTAAAGGCTTTGCGTGCCCGTATAGCGCTTTATGCAGGTGGCTATGGACTGCGTGGTGACGGTTTCAGACTTTCAAAAGACCCGGAACTTGCTCCCGAAAAGATGTATGAAATTGCACGACAGGAATGTGAAGACATCATCAATGCCAAGAAAAACGAACTTGGTTCATTCAAAGAGAACTTCACAAAACTCTGTCAAGACAACGTAACGGCAGGCGGAGAGAGTCTTTGGGAGATACCTTTCTCCTCGGGACGAGGCCGTGTTCTCTACACTTTGGGCGTCAAACACAATACCAAAGACCAATATACAGGCCAGGCACAAGGTGGCGTAAACGGGCCTACTCCTACCCTTTACTACGACTATGACACTGAAGACGTGCGCCGAGACATCACTTGCGTACCCTACGAATGGAGCAAAGAGCTTGACAGTAAGGGGAACGCAGCCGTGCAGTTGAGGGCTATCAACAAATGGTGTTTCGGCAAGTTGCGCTATGAATGGATGAGCCGTATTGTCACATCTACCAATGACGATGGCGTCAACTGGCAATACATGCGCCTTGCCGACGTCTATCTGATGGCAGCAGAAGCCGAGAACGCACTTGGTAATACCGCGAAGGCATGGACCTATATGGAGCCAATCTTGACGCGTGCCTTGCCTGCAGCTAAGGTTGCTGCCCTCAAAACAAAGTACACTGCAAGTAAAGAAGCCTTCTTTGAAGGCATCGTGGAGCAGCGTGCTTTGGAGTTTGCAGGAGAGTCATTGCGCAAGGCTGACCTCATCAGATGGGGTATCATCGACAGCAAGATGGCTGAAGAAGTAGGAAAACTCAATGCCCTTGCCAACCGCACCGGACGTTATGCAGGCCTGCCCGACAAGGTATATATCAATGCCACTACCGATGCCAAGAACATCAAAATCTATGGACTCAACAAGGGAGAAGACGACAACACCAAGATACAGGAACTGAAAAATGCCGGTTGGACATCGAAGAACTGGTTCACAGACAACAAGACCGGGCTCAACATCCTTACTGAAGACTACATTCAGGGCCTTTATGTTGTCAAGCCAAGTACCCACTGTCTGTGGCCTATCTGGGAGACATTCATCAACAAGAGCAATGGAGTGCTCAACAATAATGGTATCTACGGACAATTGTCTGACTAATAAAACGCAATAAAATGAAAACAAATCATATTATCACCACATGTTTGTTGGGCCTTTCCTTAGGCCTGACATCCTGTGACAGTCCTATGGAGGAAATCAAGGATATCATTTTCGACAGAGTT
The nucleotide sequence above comes from Segatella oris. Encoded proteins:
- a CDS encoding RagB/SusD family nutrient uptake outer membrane protein, whose product is MKKYINYTLLSALIAGMTLTSCDIDAPTQSSLDESTTFSTYSLAEAEIMSVNVSFGETNSYRGRFLPYYGLNSDVEVGSGTYPSKTNATNEKQALWNYDTPANNPQMNTDNNAYAKFYEGIERANLAIVGIRKYGNIEKNPDMAQLLGEALTLRAVIYTDLTKAWGDVPARFTPNNNDNIYLPRTNRDSIYKVLLNDLKEAESYCYWPNQSSITKTTERVSKSFVKALRARIALYAGGYGLRGDGFRLSKDPELAPEKMYEIARQECEDIINAKKNELGSFKENFTKLCQDNVTAGGESLWEIPFSSGRGRVLYTLGVKHNTKDQYTGQAQGGVNGPTPTLYYDYDTEDVRRDITCVPYEWSKELDSKGNAAVQLRAINKWCFGKLRYEWMSRIVTSTNDDGVNWQYMRLADVYLMAAEAENALGNTAKAWTYMEPILTRALPAAKVAALKTKYTASKEAFFEGIVEQRALEFAGESLRKADLIRWGIIDSKMAEEVGKLNALANRTGRYAGLPDKVYINATTDAKNIKIYGLNKGEDDNTKIQELKNAGWTSKNWFTDNKTGLNILTEDYIQGLYVVKPSTHCLWPIWETFINKSNGVLNNNGIYGQLSD